The nucleotide window TTTCCACACAGCCCTTGATGCCACTATAACACATCTCTCCACGCTCATCGAGCACGTTGTGTCCCCACTCACCGGCGATACCTTGCGCGCCATTCAAAGTTTCGCCATCAATGACAATACCACCGCCTACACCTGTGCCCATAATCACGCCGAAGACGACGCGATAGCCCTTTGCAGCACCCAAGCGCGCTTCAGCCAGCGCAAAGCAGTTAGCATCGTTGGCGATGCGAATCTCTGCGCCAAGTTTTTCCGAGAGATCTTTGGGCAGATTTTTACCATTAAGGACGGTGGTGTTGCAGTTTTTCATAGCATTGATGTGCGGGTCGAATGCACCAGGCATGCCGATACCAATACGTGCAGGACGGGCAGCCCCTGATGCGCTCTGCATCAGCTCAACCAGCAGCGCAATTTGGTTGAGGATGTGCCTGTAGCCTTTCGCTGATTCGGTCGGCACACGCAAACGGCAAAGTGGTTCAGTGCTCGTTGAGTGAGGCAACACAACGCCTTCAATCTTTGTGCCGCCTAAATCAATTCCCCAGACTGCAGACATGGAGTTACAAATTCAACAAAAAAGCTGCAAGCACATGTGTTACTTCGGTGTTCTGGTTTTGCGTGTCGTGATAGCACTGCCAACTTGATGCCCAGCAGCTAACATGGCGTTGTACTTTTTCTGATCTTTTAGCAAAGCAATCGCTGCCTTGAGTTGTCTGTCTGACTTCAGCGCAGAAATCAAGCCCGCTTGGTCGCCATAGTATCGAGTAAGAATTTCTCGCTCTAAGATGCTAAGGATGCGAGGTTTTTGACGCAAGAGTTCTTTTTCTTTTTCTGCAGTGATAGCCGTCTGTAAATCACTAATTTGTTTGCGCACGCTTTCGTGATAGTCATACTTTGAAGCAATATCAATGAGTTCAGCAAGTTTGCGGTCGCCTTCAGAATCGTAGGAGAAATTGTCTTTTTCAAGAAAGGCTCTAAACTCAGCAAAGAGTTTGTCGTCAGCTTTGAAGTCTTTTGGCAGCGTCGGGTGCTTAGCTTGATATTGATTAGCAAACTTGAAGAAGACCGAACTTCGGTAAAGTGCGATTTCTACGACAGAGGGGGTTTCGTCAGGTACTTCCAAGTCAGGTGCAATTCCGCCGCCATCGTAGACGATACGACCACCTTTGGTTTTGAAGGCATTATGCACGGTGTCGGGCTCGTTGACAAATACAGTGCGCTTGCCTTCGCGTTTGTTGCGATGAAAATAATCCACCTCTTGAATCAATCGACCAGAAGGGGTGTAGTATTTTGCGGTAGTAATTTTGAGCGACGTGTTGTAAGGCAGCCGTGTAATCGTCTGCACGAGCCCCTTGCCAAATGAGCGCATTCCGACAATGACACCTCTATCCAAATCTTGAATTGCACCAGCCACAATCTCCGATGCCGAGGCACTATTGGTGTTAATCAGCACTGCAAGCGGGACATCGGTTAGCTGTGGTGGTGTGCTCGAGGTGTAGTGCTTGACGCGCAGTGAATCTCTACCTTTCGTGGTAACAATCACACTGCCTTGCTCTACGAACTTACCAGCGACATTGACTGCAGCATCAAGCAAGCCACCCGGATTGCCGCGCAAATCAAGCAAAACGCCTTGCAGCACTTTGCCTTTGGCTCTTGCAGAATCTTGAATAGCACGCAGTGCATCTCCAACTTCATTAGCAG belongs to [Chlorobium] sp. 445 and includes:
- a CDS encoding peptidase; the encoded protein is MKQRTFAKRLATGVALSMLLVFSFGFIRPSDSFFEVAKNIELLGKVYREIALNYVDEISVSEFMRAGIDGMLSTLDPYTVFMDEEQSEDVEQLTTGRYAGIGVSIGPDRDGNVVIYSITDGYSAQKAGMRIGDKLIKVNGVDVRRKDVSDVRALIKGEPNTEVKILVEREGERQPIEFSLIRREIQIKNVPFAGLIDDGTIGYIRLERFSVNAANEVGDALRAIQDSARAKGKVLQGVLLDLRGNPGGLLDAAVNVAGKFVEQGSVIVTTKGRDSLRVKHYTSSTPPQLTDVPLAVLINTNSASASEIVAGAIQDLDRGVIVGMRSFGKGLVQTITRLPYNTSLKITTAKYYTPSGRLIQEVDYFHRNKREGKRTVFVNEPDTVHNAFKTKGGRIVYDGGGIAPDLEVPDETPSVVEIALYRSSVFFKFANQYQAKHPTLPKDFKADDKLFAEFRAFLEKDNFSYDSEGDRKLAELIDIASKYDYHESVRKQISDLQTAITAEKEKELLRQKPRILSILEREILTRYYGDQAGLISALKSDRQLKAAIALLKDQKKYNAMLAAGHQVGSAITTRKTRTPK
- a CDS encoding sugar kinase, translated to MSAVWGIDLGGTKIEGVVLPHSTSTEPLCRLRVPTESAKGYRHILNQIALLVELMQSASGAARPARIGIGMPGAFDPHINAMKNCNTTVLNGKNLPKDLSEKLGAEIRIANDANCFALAEARLGAAKGYRVVFGVIMGTGVGGGIVIDGETLNGAQGIAGEWGHNVLDERGEMCYSGIKGCVESFISGPALEKFYAKQSGRALKLPDIVALHESSTDTHATATVKRLCHYFGRALASVINILDPDAVVLGGGVGNISALYTDGVAELKKYVFNHRLDTKILKPALGDSAGVFGAAMLVAESR